GATCAACCCTTCGCTTGACGATTCACAAAATTCAGAGACAACGGAAACAAAGGCAGCATTTCAGGTTCCCGAAAATACACGCATCCTGCTTGCGGAAGATGGTCTCGATAACCAGCGACTGATTTCATTTCTGTTAAAGAAACTCGGCGCGTTAGTCGACGTTTCCGATAACGGCTCTGAAGCTTATCGGAATTACCTCGAAGCAGAAATGGTAGACCAGCCTTATCATCTGTTGATTACCGATATGCAAATGCCGGAAATGGATGGGTACTCATTGACGAAAGTTCTGCGAGCCGAAGGCGCCACCCTGCCGATCATTGCGTTAACAGCACATGCGATGGCAGAAGATCGTCAGAAATGTCTGGATGCGGGCTGTGATGACTACCTGAGCAAGCCCGTCGATCGGAGACTCCTCGCACAGACCGTCGAAAAATGGATGGCACACGTCGAAGTGAAAACGGAAGATCCTCCAGTATCATTCTAGGTCCTGTTTCTTTAATGGTTTTGAATGTGATTCCCAGGACCGCAACCTAACCCAGGTTCCTTCCATTTGCAAAAAGGCATTCGAATTCAGAAACACGACCTGGCATCCCGTGATCCACGACCTACCTCCCGTGATCATTTACGCTGGATGGGCACCGGGAGTCCCCGCTTCCACAACAAACGCCGCCCGGGGTGTCACATGACCGCCCGGCTTCGTTACATCGTCAACCACCATGTACTCGCTCGTCCATTTCGCCGGAGTTAAGGTACAACGCACATAACCACGCTCGGAATTCTGGAACTGCACACACGGATTGTTCGACAGCAATTCGGCATGCCCCTTTCGCTTCTGCATACCATTTCCGCCGCTGCTGATCGACGTGCCTACAAATTCGGTCGCGATCACCGGCGTCTCCGTGTTCCGATCATCCACACGCAAATTATTCACCCAGTTCGAATGAATGTCCCCCGTCAGTACGACCGGATTGGGAACCCGCCGCTCTTCGAGAAACTTCATCAGCCCCATCCGTTCATACGCACAACCGGGCCACTGATCCATCGAATAAGCGAGCGGCCCTTCCTTCTGAGTGAAGCCGACCATGCCCATCATCACCTGTTGTGCCAGGACATTCCAGGTACTGTTGGATGCAATCATCTTTGACTGCAGCCAGTTGCGCTGGCGACTTCCTAATAAGGAATTCTTTCTGGCCAGTGCGGCATCATTCAGGGGTGACTTCTTGTCCCCGTTCGGCTGATCCGTACGATACTGCCGCGTATCCAGCACGAAGAAATCAGCCAATCGACCAAAGGACGCCTGCCGATAGATTTGCATATGCGGCCCCCGCGGCAACGAGCGTGGGCGGAGCGGCATCATTTCATAATACACCTGATAGGCGTTGGCACGACGCAACAGATACTCAACCGGATCGACCTGCGATTCCTCGGAAATGTCTCCCGCGCAATTGTTATCAAATTCGTGATCATCCCACGTCAGAAACCAGGGACATTTCGCATGCATCTGATGCAACAGCGGGTCCGAACGATATTGGGAATAACGCACGCGATAATCACCCAATGATTCAATTTCAGGTCCCAGATGTGTGCGGACTTTTCCATTCCGACCGGAGGCATACTCGTAAATGTAATCTCCTAAGTGAAAAACCAGATCGACGTCATCGCGGGCCATCTGCTCATACGCGGTAAATAATCCCTGCTCAAAGTTCTGACAGGACGCAAACGCAAACTTCAGCTGCTCGGGCATTGTTGATGCAACAGGCATGGTTCGCGTACGCCCCACAGGACTGACGGCATCACCGGCCTGAAAACGATACCAGTACCAGCGGTCCGGCTGTAAGCCGGGCACTTCCACGTGCACCGTATGACCTAATTGGGGCGTTGCCTGAGCGGTTCCGGAAGCCACCAGTTTTTGAAACCCTTCGTCGTCTGCGACTTCCCAGCGCACTTCCACAGCCTGCGGCCCCATGCCACCATTCGGTTCCAAAGGTTCGGGTGCCAGTCGTGTCCACAAAATCACACTGTTCGAGTCAGGATCGCCCGACGCCACACCCAGCGTAAACGGATCTTTCTTAAAAACCGGCGATCGGTCGGCCCAGGCTGCCGGTGTCAAAAACGGTAGAGAGGATAACGCCGCCCCATAGGATAGAAATAACCGCCGACTGACGCCGTTCTCGGATTTAATCGCTGCCTGGAGTTGTTGATAATCGAACATTGCTTTGCTTTCTGTTCTGCTGGAGGTCGGCGGGAAGGACCATTGTAAGATGCATGTGGGGTGAGTGCTGCGAGAATCGTATGTTGGTGGAAGCAGACTCGGCAGCGAAATTAATTCTAAAGTGCCAGTAGACCACGGTCAACAAAAGATGGGTCGTGGGTCAATTTGAACTTTGACTTCGGGAACGGAAGCGTCGAGTTGTTTGACTAGGTCTCGATCTCTTGTTGCTCGTTTTGCGTCAGGTATTCTGCCAGTGCTGAATCGGGGCTGGCCAGTTCGGTAACCAGA
This genomic interval from Gimesia alba contains the following:
- a CDS encoding alkaline phosphatase D family protein, with the protein product MFDYQQLQAAIKSENGVSRRLFLSYGAALSSLPFLTPAAWADRSPVFKKDPFTLGVASGDPDSNSVILWTRLAPEPLEPNGGMGPQAVEVRWEVADDEGFQKLVASGTAQATPQLGHTVHVEVPGLQPDRWYWYRFQAGDAVSPVGRTRTMPVASTMPEQLKFAFASCQNFEQGLFTAYEQMARDDVDLVFHLGDYIYEYASGRNGKVRTHLGPEIESLGDYRVRYSQYRSDPLLHQMHAKCPWFLTWDDHEFDNNCAGDISEESQVDPVEYLLRRANAYQVYYEMMPLRPRSLPRGPHMQIYRQASFGRLADFFVLDTRQYRTDQPNGDKKSPLNDAALARKNSLLGSRQRNWLQSKMIASNSTWNVLAQQVMMGMVGFTQKEGPLAYSMDQWPGCAYERMGLMKFLEERRVPNPVVLTGDIHSNWVNNLRVDDRNTETPVIATEFVGTSISSGGNGMQKRKGHAELLSNNPCVQFQNSERGYVRCTLTPAKWTSEYMVVDDVTKPGGHVTPRAAFVVEAGTPGAHPA